From a single Gimesia fumaroli genomic region:
- the rsfS gene encoding ribosome silencing factor: MCDQFKGKDTVVLDVAKITPLFDYFIITTASNMRQSNAIAEEIRVLMKRDSTHRRNIEGKDSEWILGDYGDIVLHIFTEETRELYDLERLWADATKVDWQSHNADKADSV, translated from the coding sequence ATTTGTGATCAATTTAAGGGCAAAGATACCGTTGTGCTCGATGTGGCTAAGATCACGCCTTTATTTGATTACTTCATAATCACAACTGCCTCAAACATGAGACAGAGCAACGCGATCGCGGAAGAGATTCGCGTATTAATGAAGCGCGATAGTACGCACCGTCGCAATATCGAAGGCAAGGACAGTGAATGGATTCTAGGCGATTACGGAGACATCGTACTGCATATTTTCACAGAAGAAACTCGTGAATTATACGACCTGGAACGCCTTTGGGCCGATGCCACCAAGGTTGACTGGCAGTCCCATAACGCTGATAAAGCGGATTCCGTCTGA
- the argS gene encoding arginine--tRNA ligase — protein MNILAELRKRFEPVLAEWTEDPSSVIEMLKASQDAKFGDYQANFAMPLANRIKGTSPRDLAAQIVEKVDLSDLCEPLEVAGPGFINIKLKQDCLEAQTQQLVTDDRLGVSVTETPQKVVVDFSAPNVAKPMHVGHLRSTVIGDANYRILKFLGHDVVGDNHIGDWGTQFGMITFGYKHFLNEAAFEKEPVHELARLYRLVNQLSDYHSTKQAVPLRQNDLEQLEAKLQTLESTADQTDKKIQKQEKKLKSDIAVRKSELTSMQEKLTALEQDEDLHSKAVAFPDIARQAREETANLHAGDAENLALWKQFLPACLEAIQVVYDRLDIHFDMSLGESFYHPMLADVVEDLKQKGLAKESQGAICVFVKGFKAPFIVKKQDGAFTYATTDLATIKYRAEELKADRVLYVVDSRQSEHFQLLFATVKEWGFQNLELQHVSFGSVLGKDGKPLKTRAGDNVGLESLLDESIQRAYTIIAENDEAKPDGPELSEAERKQIAEIIGLGGIKYADLKHNRDSDYMFDWDKMLANRGDTATYMQYAYARVSGIFRKGQIDRKSLRANQSALRLQEETERALALQINRYSEILESVGIEARPNYLTNYLFELSNLFSSFYNQCHVLKAEEEQVKTSRLLLCDLTARVIEHGLSLLGIRTCERM, from the coding sequence ATGAATATTCTCGCTGAACTCAGAAAACGATTTGAACCCGTTCTGGCTGAATGGACAGAAGATCCGTCTTCAGTCATTGAAATGCTCAAAGCATCTCAGGATGCCAAATTTGGCGACTACCAGGCCAACTTCGCGATGCCTTTAGCAAACCGGATCAAGGGAACCAGCCCGCGAGATCTGGCAGCCCAGATCGTGGAAAAAGTGGATCTATCTGATCTCTGCGAGCCCCTGGAAGTTGCTGGTCCCGGGTTTATCAATATCAAACTGAAACAAGACTGCCTGGAAGCACAGACACAGCAGCTTGTCACGGATGACCGACTGGGAGTCTCCGTTACAGAAACTCCACAAAAGGTCGTGGTCGACTTCTCGGCCCCCAACGTGGCCAAGCCGATGCATGTCGGCCACCTGAGAAGCACCGTCATCGGGGACGCCAACTACCGAATCCTGAAGTTTCTGGGCCACGATGTGGTCGGCGACAATCACATCGGCGACTGGGGCACCCAGTTCGGGATGATCACTTTTGGATACAAGCACTTTCTGAATGAAGCCGCTTTTGAAAAAGAGCCAGTCCATGAACTGGCACGCCTGTATCGACTGGTCAACCAACTCTCTGACTACCATAGTACAAAGCAAGCTGTCCCATTAAGGCAGAACGATCTTGAACAACTGGAAGCCAAGCTGCAAACGCTGGAATCGACAGCCGACCAGACCGATAAAAAAATCCAGAAACAAGAGAAGAAGCTGAAATCCGATATCGCAGTACGAAAATCGGAACTCACCTCGATGCAGGAAAAGCTGACCGCGCTGGAACAGGATGAGGACCTGCACAGCAAAGCGGTCGCCTTCCCCGATATCGCTCGACAGGCCCGCGAAGAAACAGCTAACCTGCACGCCGGCGATGCCGAGAACCTCGCACTCTGGAAACAGTTTCTCCCCGCGTGCCTGGAGGCAATCCAAGTAGTTTATGATCGGCTGGACATCCATTTTGATATGTCGCTGGGGGAAAGTTTTTATCATCCCATGCTGGCTGATGTCGTGGAAGACCTCAAACAAAAAGGACTCGCCAAAGAAAGTCAGGGCGCGATCTGTGTTTTTGTCAAAGGCTTCAAAGCCCCCTTTATCGTTAAGAAGCAGGATGGTGCGTTTACTTACGCGACGACTGACCTGGCGACAATCAAATACCGAGCGGAGGAACTGAAAGCGGATCGCGTGCTGTACGTGGTTGACTCCCGACAGAGCGAGCATTTTCAACTGCTGTTTGCCACTGTGAAAGAGTGGGGCTTCCAGAATCTGGAACTGCAGCACGTGAGCTTTGGATCTGTACTGGGTAAAGATGGAAAGCCACTGAAAACCAGGGCAGGCGATAATGTCGGCCTGGAAAGCCTGCTGGATGAATCGATCCAAAGAGCCTACACAATCATTGCTGAAAATGATGAAGCCAAGCCGGATGGTCCGGAACTGAGTGAAGCAGAACGAAAGCAAATTGCCGAAATCATCGGCTTGGGTGGCATCAAATACGCGGACCTGAAGCACAATCGAGACAGCGATTACATGTTTGACTGGGACAAGATGCTGGCGAATCGAGGCGATACCGCAACCTATATGCAGTATGCGTATGCCCGGGTCTCAGGTATTTTCCGAAAGGGACAGATTGACCGCAAGTCCCTGAGAGCAAATCAGTCAGCCCTGCGTCTGCAGGAAGAGACGGAACGTGCTTTAGCGCTGCAGATCAACCGTTATTCAGAAATTCTGGAGAGCGTCGGGATTGAGGCCCGACCCAATTATCTGACCAACTACCTCTTTGAACTCTCGAATCTCTTCAGCTCATTTTACAACCAGTGCCACGTGCTGAAAGCCGAAGAGGAACAGGTGAAAACCAGCCGACTGCTGCTCTGCGACTTAACGGCACGGGTGATTGAACACGGCTTGTCTCTCTTAGGAATTCGAACCTGCGAGCGAATGTAG
- a CDS encoding DNA-directed RNA polymerase subunit alpha C-terminal domain-containing protein — protein sequence MSVDELIDVKGVLQSSEGVGFSDVEQLSEIVCSDQVSELRNEVQALVKSIEEGQASVGLTARSGIALHLLGQHKDAVLQLEKVQDNATASFYQAVSLIALKQYDEADKQLEAAAKLGYDSIECSLRRAETLRLVGKLDEAEAILSSIAKDAAGRAEYSFQMGCIRSDRGDLYGAIEYFERAVDMDPRHSRAIFRLAGENASRGNDEDAIRLYEQSLSSPPFYLGAILNLGLLYEDMENYPAAAFCFRRILEADPNNEMAAMYLKDIEAADNMYYDEETARNEARMKQLLDRPVTDFELSVRSRNCLHAMDIHTLGDLTRVSENDLLAGKNFGQTSLDEIREMLSSFGLHIGQNLHEALGTEGGYAALPPELADNPVTEKPISDLGLSVRSRKCMSRLGIGTIGELLRRSPDELLASRNFGVTSLNEIREKLGEMNLKLRND from the coding sequence GTGAGTGTCGACGAATTAATTGACGTAAAAGGTGTATTACAAAGCTCCGAAGGCGTAGGATTCTCGGATGTAGAACAGTTGTCAGAAATTGTCTGCTCTGATCAGGTTTCTGAGTTACGCAATGAAGTGCAGGCGCTCGTCAAAAGTATTGAAGAAGGTCAGGCTTCTGTCGGGCTGACTGCAAGATCCGGCATCGCTTTGCATTTGTTGGGACAACACAAAGATGCAGTTTTGCAACTTGAGAAAGTGCAAGACAATGCAACCGCCAGTTTCTATCAGGCGGTTTCTTTAATCGCTTTGAAACAGTACGACGAAGCCGATAAACAGTTAGAAGCAGCAGCCAAGCTGGGCTACGATTCCATTGAATGCTCTCTCAGAAGAGCAGAAACACTGCGTCTGGTAGGAAAACTGGACGAAGCAGAAGCGATTCTTTCATCCATCGCCAAAGATGCCGCCGGCCGTGCAGAGTATTCATTCCAGATGGGATGTATCCGCTCGGACCGAGGCGATCTGTACGGAGCCATCGAATATTTCGAACGCGCCGTCGACATGGACCCGCGTCATTCACGAGCGATTTTCCGTCTGGCAGGAGAAAACGCCTCACGCGGAAACGATGAAGACGCGATTCGCCTTTACGAACAATCACTCTCCAGTCCTCCCTTTTATCTCGGTGCGATCCTGAATCTGGGTCTGCTCTATGAGGACATGGAAAACTATCCCGCCGCCGCATTTTGTTTCCGACGGATCCTAGAAGCGGATCCGAACAACGAAATGGCTGCGATGTACCTCAAAGACATCGAAGCGGCTGACAACATGTATTACGATGAAGAGACCGCACGCAACGAAGCCCGCATGAAACAATTGCTGGATCGTCCTGTGACCGACTTTGAACTTTCCGTTCGTAGCCGCAACTGTCTGCATGCGATGGATATTCATACGCTGGGTGATCTGACCCGGGTCAGTGAAAACGATCTGTTAGCCGGTAAGAACTTCGGTCAGACTTCTCTCGACGAAATTCGTGAGATGCTCTCCTCCTTCGGCTTGCACATCGGTCAGAACCTGCACGAGGCTCTGGGGACAGAAGGCGGTTACGCTGCCTTGCCGCCTGAACTGGCTGATAACCCGGTCACAGAAAAGCCGATTTCCGATCTGGGACTTTCTGTCCGTTCAAGAAAATGTATGTCGCGTCTTGGAATTGGCACCATTGGTGAACTACTGCGTCGCAGTCCGGATGAGTTGCTGGCCAGCCGTAATTTCGGTGTGACCTCGCTCAACGAAATCCGCGAAAAACTGGGCGAAATGAACCTCAAGCTGCGTAACGATTAG
- the rsmB gene encoding 16S rRNA (cytosine(967)-C(5))-methyltransferase RsmB — MWSAIVKKKNVWKQKTSSTAPETEPESIPVPQFFRSARELAFFLLEEYRLNNQFISDSLQRWERRIDLSSKDRRLAMEISIGVIRRQLTLDTLIESQLTRPREKVEAPLWTLLQTGVYQLVILDQIPVHAAVSETVELAGKLKRVRWKKMVNAILRSIDRLLNEELATTPQANTIPLSADRYRCFELELFDDPKDNPAGYLSKAFSFPQPLITDWLARFGWAQTLQIAQWFNQRNKLYLRANVLKISRDDLLEELKQAGVPASLGTEPQSIRLEEIVPLESLVGFDAGKFTVQDESAIAAGNLLNPQPGETVLDLCAAPGTKTTLLAELMYDRGTVVATDVSDDRLDKIEQNASRLGLNSIQTQLIHPQETTLPEGPFDAILVDAPCSNSGVLGKRPEARWRIEDAAIRELTGIQSHLLHLALDHLKPEGRLVYSTCSFDPRENEDLLQNVLLDYPERKITQENRHIPSAPCDGGYQGLVQ, encoded by the coding sequence GTGTGGTCAGCCATTGTGAAAAAGAAAAACGTCTGGAAGCAAAAGACATCTTCCACTGCCCCTGAGACCGAGCCTGAAAGTATACCTGTGCCACAATTTTTTCGTTCGGCACGCGAACTCGCTTTTTTTCTGCTCGAAGAATATCGCCTGAACAATCAATTTATCAGCGATTCGCTACAGCGCTGGGAACGTCGGATTGATCTTTCTTCCAAAGATCGGCGGCTGGCAATGGAAATCAGCATTGGTGTGATTCGACGTCAATTAACGCTGGATACATTGATCGAAAGCCAGTTGACGCGTCCCCGCGAAAAAGTAGAGGCTCCCTTGTGGACGCTGTTGCAAACAGGCGTGTATCAATTGGTGATTCTCGATCAGATTCCTGTTCACGCGGCGGTTTCAGAGACAGTGGAATTAGCCGGCAAACTGAAACGGGTACGCTGGAAAAAAATGGTCAATGCCATTTTACGCTCCATCGACAGACTGCTGAACGAGGAGCTTGCGACAACGCCGCAAGCTAACACCATTCCCTTAAGTGCGGATCGCTATCGTTGCTTTGAATTAGAGTTATTCGACGATCCCAAAGACAATCCTGCTGGTTATCTTTCCAAAGCATTCAGTTTCCCACAGCCACTCATTACAGATTGGCTGGCTCGTTTTGGGTGGGCGCAGACACTACAGATCGCGCAATGGTTTAATCAACGGAATAAATTGTATTTACGTGCCAACGTTTTGAAAATAAGCCGTGATGACTTGCTGGAAGAATTGAAACAGGCAGGCGTCCCAGCCAGTCTGGGAACAGAGCCGCAGTCGATCAGGCTGGAGGAAATCGTTCCACTGGAATCGCTGGTTGGATTTGATGCCGGCAAATTTACGGTTCAAGATGAATCTGCCATCGCTGCCGGGAACCTGCTTAATCCCCAACCGGGTGAAACCGTTTTGGATTTGTGTGCGGCTCCCGGAACCAAGACCACGTTGCTGGCAGAGTTGATGTACGATCGAGGGACTGTTGTCGCTACGGATGTCAGCGACGATCGCCTCGATAAAATTGAACAGAACGCATCACGGTTGGGATTGAACAGCATTCAAACGCAGTTAATTCATCCCCAGGAGACAACCCTGCCTGAAGGACCCTTTGATGCTATTTTGGTTGACGCCCCCTGTTCCAATTCCGGCGTACTGGGGAAACGTCCCGAAGCACGTTGGCGGATTGAAGATGCGGCAATCAGGGAATTGACAGGAATTCAGAGCCACCTGCTGCATCTGGCACTTGATCACCTCAAGCCGGAAGGACGGTTGGTGTATTCGACCTGCTCTTTCGATCCCAGAGAGAACGAGGATCTGCTCCAGAATGTTCTCTTGGATTATCCGGAACGCAAGATCACTCAGGAAAATCGGCACATTCCCAGTGCTCCCTGTGATGGCGGTTACCAGGGACTTGTCCAATAA
- the aroA gene encoding 3-phosphoshikimate 1-carboxyvinyltransferase: MSKTYQVKPVSGPVEGTVRPPGSKSITNRALIVAALAQGTTHLTGVLDSQDTQVMIESLNRLGISVKHDPESCSIEVEGCAGTIPQSSASLWLENSGTSIRFLTALCASGQGEYVLDGNARMQQRPIQDLVAALSRLGVDVACENGTGCPPVRVKANGLPGGETAISGSVSSQYLSALLMVAPAAQSPITITILDEMVSKPYLDITLGVMAQFGVTIDRLEETVWRIQPQTYQRSVAYDIEPDASAASYFFAAAAITGGAVTVDGLNQDALQGDINFIRVLEDMGCEIKRGRVNITVQGKPLKGIDVDMNDISDTAQTLAAVALFAEGPTCIRNVGHIRHKETDRLAAIATELKRMGIQVEETEDSVTIYPGKIQPATIETYDDHRMAMSFALVGLKVPGIVIADPDCTVKTYPHFFDDLERLCGQPL; this comes from the coding sequence CGTGCCTTAATCGTCGCGGCTCTCGCTCAAGGCACAACTCATCTGACTGGTGTGCTCGACAGCCAGGACACCCAGGTGATGATCGAAAGTCTGAACCGCCTGGGAATTAGCGTCAAACACGATCCTGAATCATGTTCTATCGAGGTAGAAGGCTGTGCTGGAACGATTCCGCAATCGTCAGCTTCACTCTGGTTGGAAAACAGTGGCACCAGCATTCGTTTTTTAACAGCGCTGTGTGCGTCCGGGCAGGGAGAATATGTATTAGATGGCAATGCACGCATGCAGCAACGCCCGATTCAAGATCTGGTAGCAGCATTAAGCAGACTGGGAGTCGATGTCGCCTGTGAAAATGGGACCGGTTGTCCGCCGGTTCGCGTAAAAGCGAATGGACTGCCGGGTGGAGAAACTGCCATTTCAGGCAGTGTTTCCAGTCAGTATTTAAGTGCCTTGCTGATGGTGGCTCCTGCCGCGCAAAGTCCGATCACCATTACCATACTGGATGAAATGGTGTCTAAGCCTTACCTGGATATTACACTTGGTGTGATGGCCCAATTCGGCGTGACCATCGATCGGCTCGAAGAGACAGTCTGGAGAATTCAGCCCCAAACCTACCAGCGATCGGTCGCTTACGATATCGAACCCGATGCTTCTGCAGCCAGCTATTTCTTTGCAGCAGCTGCGATTACTGGCGGGGCGGTTACGGTAGATGGTTTGAATCAGGATGCATTGCAGGGCGACATCAATTTTATCCGGGTCCTGGAAGACATGGGCTGTGAAATCAAACGCGGACGCGTCAATATCACTGTTCAAGGTAAGCCCCTCAAGGGGATTGACGTGGATATGAACGATATCAGTGACACCGCCCAGACGTTAGCCGCCGTCGCGTTATTTGCAGAAGGACCGACCTGTATCAGAAACGTGGGGCATATTCGCCACAAAGAAACAGACCGGCTGGCAGCGATTGCCACCGAATTAAAACGCATGGGTATTCAGGTCGAAGAAACGGAAGATTCCGTCACCATTTATCCGGGGAAAATCCAACCGGCGACCATTGAGACTTATGATGATCATCGGATGGCGATGAGCTTTGCACTGGTTGGTTTGAAGGTGCCAGGCATTGTTATTGCAGATCCCGATTGTACTGTGAAGACCTATCCTCATTTCTTTGATGACCTGGAACGGTTGTGTGGTCAGCCATTGTGA